The Mastomys coucha isolate ucsf_1 unplaced genomic scaffold, UCSF_Mcou_1 pScaffold14, whole genome shotgun sequence genome window below encodes:
- the Mterf4 gene encoding transcription termination factor 4, mitochondrial isoform X4, translating to MASLGRQVPEWHRLVALSWACLARQTPHLREQKQMSPSLFCKLNTVPSRGRFREFSSVRPEKYGQEPELSTHLTQCLQEEQRSCVNSKSLEPERVISSLQDMGFAEAHINSLLSIQPSVHPQQLLDIISELLLLGLNPEPVLMALNKNPQLLKLSTVQMKKRSSYLRKLGLGEGKLKRVLSVRPEVLTMPQRDIDTIVKVLREKCLFTAQHIIDILHRCPTVLQEDPNELEYKFQRVPLLRSFKFLKSCWIKRXXXXRCQRSFSFSQSIEELHLDILKHF from the exons GTTCCTGAGTGGCATCGTCTAGTGGCCCTCTCCTGGGCCTGTTTGGCTAGGCAGACCCCTCATCTCAGAGAACAGAAACAGATGAGCCCTTCTCTGTTTTGCAAACTGAATACAGTGCCCAGTAGAGGACGGTTTCGAGAGTTTTCCAGCGTTAGACCCGAAAAGTATGGGCAGGAACCAGAACTGAGCACACATCTCACTCAGTGTCTTCAGGAGGAACAGAGGTCTTGTGTGAATTCTAAGTCCTTGGAGCCTGAAAGGGTCATCAGTTCCCTCCAGGACATGGGGTTTGCTGAAGCCCATATTAATAGCCTGCTTAGTATACAGCCAAGTGTCCATCCTCAGCAGTTGCTGGACATAATTTCAGAACTCCTACTCTTGgggttgaacccagagcctgTATTAATGGCCTTGAACAAAAATCCTCAGTTGCTGAAACTGTCTACTGTGCAAATGAAGAAGCGTTCCAGTTACCTTCGGAAGCTTGGCCTTGGAGAAG GGAAACTGAAGCGAGTGCTTTCCGTTCGCCCTGAGGTTCTCACCATGCCCCAGCGGGACATCGACACCATTGTAAAGGTCCTCAGGGAGAAGTGCTTGTTCACAGCACAGCACATCATAGACATTCTGCACAGATGCCCCACTGTTCTGCAGGAGGACCCCAATGAGCTAGAATACAAGTTCCAG cgtgttcctctgttgaggagtttcaagtttttaaaaagctgttggATCAAGAGGNNNNNNNNNNTGAGGTGTCAGAGGTCATTCTCATTTTCTCAAAGCATTGAGGAACTTCACTTGGATATTCTCAAGCATTTTTGA
- the Mterf4 gene encoding transcription termination factor 4, mitochondrial isoform X1 produces MASLGRQVPEWHRLVALSWACLARQTPHLREQKQMSPSLFCKLNTVPSRGRFREFSSVRPEKYGQEPELSTHLTQCLQEEQRSCVNSKSLEPERVISSLQDMGFAEAHINSLLSIQPSVHPQQLLDIISELLLLGLNPEPVLMALNKNPQLLKLSTVQMKKRSSYLRKLGLGEGKLKRVLSVRPEVLTMPQRDIDTIVKVLREKCLFTAQHIIDILHRCPTVLQEDPNELEYKFQPKFGNALKTEIPYKCWYYTVVILPFLIRQLMILD; encoded by the exons GTTCCTGAGTGGCATCGTCTAGTGGCCCTCTCCTGGGCCTGTTTGGCTAGGCAGACCCCTCATCTCAGAGAACAGAAACAGATGAGCCCTTCTCTGTTTTGCAAACTGAATACAGTGCCCAGTAGAGGACGGTTTCGAGAGTTTTCCAGCGTTAGACCCGAAAAGTATGGGCAGGAACCAGAACTGAGCACACATCTCACTCAGTGTCTTCAGGAGGAACAGAGGTCTTGTGTGAATTCTAAGTCCTTGGAGCCTGAAAGGGTCATCAGTTCCCTCCAGGACATGGGGTTTGCTGAAGCCCATATTAATAGCCTGCTTAGTATACAGCCAAGTGTCCATCCTCAGCAGTTGCTGGACATAATTTCAGAACTCCTACTCTTGgggttgaacccagagcctgTATTAATGGCCTTGAACAAAAATCCTCAGTTGCTGAAACTGTCTACTGTGCAAATGAAGAAGCGTTCCAGTTACCTTCGGAAGCTTGGCCTTGGAGAAG GGAAACTGAAGCGAGTGCTTTCCGTTCGCCCTGAGGTTCTCACCATGCCCCAGCGGGACATCGACACCATTGTAAAGGTCCTCAGGGAGAAGTGCTTGTTCACAGCACAGCACATCATAGACATTCTGCACAGATGCCCCACTGTTCTGCAGGAGGACCCCAATGAGCTAGAATACAAGTTCCAG cccaaATTTGGAAATGCTTTGAAAACTGAGATTCCATACAAATGTTGGTATTATACAGTGGTTATTCTACCATTTCTAATTAGGCAATTAATGATTTTGGACTAA
- the Mterf4 gene encoding transcription termination factor 4, mitochondrial isoform X2 gives MASLGRQVPEWHRLVALSWACLARQTPHLREQKQMSPSLFCKLNTVPSRGRFREFSSVRPEKYGQEPELSTHLTQCLQEEQRSCVNSKSLEPERVISSLQDMGFAEAHINSLLSIQPSVHPQQLLDIISELLLLGLNPEPVLMALNKNPQLLKLSTVQMKKRSSYLRKLGLGEGKLKRVLSVRPEVLTMPQRDIDTIVKVLREKCLFTAQHIIDILHRCPTVLQEDPNELEYKFQDRQPPFKERS, from the exons GTTCCTGAGTGGCATCGTCTAGTGGCCCTCTCCTGGGCCTGTTTGGCTAGGCAGACCCCTCATCTCAGAGAACAGAAACAGATGAGCCCTTCTCTGTTTTGCAAACTGAATACAGTGCCCAGTAGAGGACGGTTTCGAGAGTTTTCCAGCGTTAGACCCGAAAAGTATGGGCAGGAACCAGAACTGAGCACACATCTCACTCAGTGTCTTCAGGAGGAACAGAGGTCTTGTGTGAATTCTAAGTCCTTGGAGCCTGAAAGGGTCATCAGTTCCCTCCAGGACATGGGGTTTGCTGAAGCCCATATTAATAGCCTGCTTAGTATACAGCCAAGTGTCCATCCTCAGCAGTTGCTGGACATAATTTCAGAACTCCTACTCTTGgggttgaacccagagcctgTATTAATGGCCTTGAACAAAAATCCTCAGTTGCTGAAACTGTCTACTGTGCAAATGAAGAAGCGTTCCAGTTACCTTCGGAAGCTTGGCCTTGGAGAAG GGAAACTGAAGCGAGTGCTTTCCGTTCGCCCTGAGGTTCTCACCATGCCCCAGCGGGACATCGACACCATTGTAAAGGTCCTCAGGGAGAAGTGCTTGTTCACAGCACAGCACATCATAGACATTCTGCACAGATGCCCCACTGTTCTGCAGGAGGACCCCAATGAGCTAGAATACAAGTTCCAG
- the Mterf4 gene encoding transcription termination factor 4, mitochondrial isoform X3: MASLGRQVPEWHRLVALSWACLARQTPHLREQKQMSPSLFCKLNTVPSRGRFREFSSVRPEKYGQEPELSTHLTQCLQEEQRSCVNSKSLEPERVISSLQDMGFAEAHINSLLSIQPSVHPQQLLDIISELLLLGLNPEPVLMALNKNPQLLKLSTVQMKKRSSYLRKLGLGEGKLKRVLSVRPEVLTMPQRDIDTIVKVLREKCLFTAQHIIDILHRCPTVLQEDPNELEYKFQDSPSSA; the protein is encoded by the exons GTTCCTGAGTGGCATCGTCTAGTGGCCCTCTCCTGGGCCTGTTTGGCTAGGCAGACCCCTCATCTCAGAGAACAGAAACAGATGAGCCCTTCTCTGTTTTGCAAACTGAATACAGTGCCCAGTAGAGGACGGTTTCGAGAGTTTTCCAGCGTTAGACCCGAAAAGTATGGGCAGGAACCAGAACTGAGCACACATCTCACTCAGTGTCTTCAGGAGGAACAGAGGTCTTGTGTGAATTCTAAGTCCTTGGAGCCTGAAAGGGTCATCAGTTCCCTCCAGGACATGGGGTTTGCTGAAGCCCATATTAATAGCCTGCTTAGTATACAGCCAAGTGTCCATCCTCAGCAGTTGCTGGACATAATTTCAGAACTCCTACTCTTGgggttgaacccagagcctgTATTAATGGCCTTGAACAAAAATCCTCAGTTGCTGAAACTGTCTACTGTGCAAATGAAGAAGCGTTCCAGTTACCTTCGGAAGCTTGGCCTTGGAGAAG GGAAACTGAAGCGAGTGCTTTCCGTTCGCCCTGAGGTTCTCACCATGCCCCAGCGGGACATCGACACCATTGTAAAGGTCCTCAGGGAGAAGTGCTTGTTCACAGCACAGCACATCATAGACATTCTGCACAGATGCCCCACTGTTCTGCAGGAGGACCCCAATGAGCTAGAATACAAGTTCCAG